A region of the Oncorhynchus nerka isolate Pitt River linkage group LG9a, Oner_Uvic_2.0, whole genome shotgun sequence genome:
CCGACCTCTGTAATTTAAGAGGCATAGCTGGAGCCATGTGATAAGGTAAGCCCTGTTTGCTAGCTGCTAACacctattttggttaggtcaaagATCTGTGGTTAGCCAGGTGCTTATGAAAATGAGCTAAACAAAAACAGTCTGTAGTTATGTGTACAACACATGTTACCTTCTTTACAAACCAGCATAGGCTAGCATGACTATTGTGACATTTGTATTGACAAGTCTTTAGTGAtttagccagctagttaacattagctcaCGGTTTGCGTAGTCATACTTTTTCACGCGGTGAcatgctagctaatgttagtcCACCAGGGAAGggatatttagctagctagttaatgttaaCTCACAGTTCATGTAGGCAGACTTGCTAGCTGACGCTAGGCCGGGACCATGGCAAGGTTAGTTGGTTAGCTAGCATGTCGCCACTTAGAAAAGTCTGACTAAACAAACGGTGAATTAATGTTAACTAGATAGCAAGCTAAATATTGCCTGTGAGCTAGCTAGTTAGGCaccttggttggctagttagCTACATTAGTTACATTTGGCTAGCTAGCTCACAAAGGACTTTTGGGCTCAATGTTTTCCCCATACAAAAACACAGAAACAATTGTGTTCCACAAGTCCATCTGTTGTACATGACTAATCAAATGACCTGTGAAATCagcccgagtggcacagcggtctaaggcactgcatctcagtgcaaaaggcatcactacagtccttggtttgattccaggctgtatcacatccagccatgtttgggagtcccatagggtggtgcacaattggcccagcatcgccggggtaggccatcattgaaaaataagaatttgttcttaactgactttcgtagttaaataaaggttacattttttaaaaattaagCTAGCCCGAGGGCTAGTACTTTTCACACTGGGTCCTAGTACTAGTACTTTTCACACTGTGCCAAACTAGCCTGACACAGCAGTGAAATTTTGCCTTTACAAACATCGCATGCCACAGATTTAGGATCTGAATGTTACCTGGGCTAGTAGAAATTGTGGTCTGCTGGCCAGTGCCTAGAATCCTTATGTTCCATCCCTGCATGTCAGTCTTTTTCAGACAACCCTCCTACCGCTGTTGGTCCTCCTCAGTGACCTCACGTCTGAGGGTTTTAACTTTGTACTTGAGAATTAAAATCACAAGCACAGTCTTATAGGTAATCGCAATACTTCCCCCTCTTCGGGCAAATAGTACCCTAGACTGTCCTGATCATCTAGTTAAGCATTCCAGATAATTCCTCCATCCCAGCAGAGATCTCCCATCCACATAGAATGATTTTACATGTGCAGACAGACCAAAGCAGTCTATTTTACCGGTACTATAGTCAAGTATGTGGGTTATGGTATTGAAATATAGATGTTACCATTTTagtaatctagctagctagtaagTTACTTTTTTGTCTTTCAGATAGGCAAAACGGAAACCCAGGGACAACAGTCGGGTCTGTAGCTGCCGTTTTCCGTTGGGAAAGAGAAATGGCCCTGTATTTACCAGAAAATGTAGCTCATCCAACATGGCGGAAGAGGAAGATTCAGACTGTTGATTGGGAAACAAGAACAAACAATGAGGCATGAGGATTGGGTGTTGAGGGACCACTTTGTCCAAGGTGGGTTTGTGTTATGATAAACAATGCATTTTCTGTCCAGATAAAGATGTTGATACAGCATTAAAAAGGACCTAAGACTGACCAAATGTCTGTTTTCCAGTCCAACAGCAGTGCATCCCTCAGACTATCCTGTGCATGCACATCCTGTGCCAGTGTGATCCAAGTGCAAGCGTCCAgttgtagagactacagcagatcGAGCCTGTGGATGGACAGGTCAGTAACTCACCAAATGGTATAAAACAATTCATGTGTAGATACTGTGTATCTGCACAGTATGTTCGTGTATGTTTCTCATGACTTAAGATTGGGTGTTGAGGGACCACCTGTCACAATGTCCATGGTGGGTTTGTGTTACGATAAACAATGTGTTTTCTGTCCAGATAAAATTGGTGATACAGCATTGAAAATGACCTACCACTGAGCAAATGTCTCTTTGTTTTCCAGTCCAACAGGACTGCATCCTTCAGAACATCTGTTGGAAGTTAtgtactctctcactctctcattctgGGGGTAAGACATTTAAACACCGCAGATATAAATTCCCACTGTGCCCATGGTAAAATGCAATGTGAATTGTGTTGTATTACTGAATGAAAATGAGGAGATTAACTACATGACTTTAGTTGGCTGCTTTGAGCAAAACTTATATGTACTATAATATAACCtattctgggagcctagtgtgtGTACAAACTATGTGGAATATTTTTGGACCATTGGCTTCCCTGAAAACATGTACTAATAGGAGGAGCAATATGAGTCTGTCAGAGGTCGTCAAGCTGGATGGGGATGCTGATGGAGGCTTTGGTGGTCCACACAACAAAGAAGCAGGTGTCCCTTCCAGTGATactgtgttatttcttacattgttaccccaggaaatctgcgtcaactcaccaacattacgaccaggaatacgactttcccgaagcggatcctctgtttggcccaccacccaggacaatggatcggatcctagccgccgacccaaaacaacgacgccATAGACGGGGCAGacagagcggtcttctggtcaggctccgtagacgggcacgtCGCGCACCGCTCCTGAGCATACTACTCcacaatgtccagtctcttgacaacaagataGATGAAATCCGTGCAAGGGTATCATTCCAGAGAGACACCaaagactgtaacgttctttgtttcacggaaacatggctcactccaGACACACTATCGGAGTcagtacagccagctggtttcttcacgcttcgcgccgacagaaacaagcatctttctggtaagaagaagggcgggggtgtatgtcttatgattaacgagacgtggtgtgatcataacaacatacaggaactcaagtccttctgttcacctgacttagaattcctcacaatcaaatgccgactgcATAATCTACctagagaattctctttgattataatcacagccgcatatatcccccccaagcagacacatcgatggccctgaacgaacttcatttgactctatataaactggaaaccacatatcctgaggctacatttattgtagctggggattttaacaaggctaatctgaaaaaaAGGCTCCCTAaatatcagcatatcgattgtgcaaccagggctggcaaaaccctagatcacgacgcatataaggccttccccgcgacgcatataaggccctcccccgccctcctttcggaaaagctgaccacgactccattttgttgctcccagtctatagacagaaactaaaacaggaagctcccgtgctcaggtctgttcaacgctggtctgaccaatcggattacatgcttcaagattgtttcgatcacgtggactgggatatgttacgCATTGaggcgaacaacaacattgatgtatacgctgattcggtgagcgggtttattagcaagtgcattggtgatgtcgtacccacagcgttTATcgaaacattcccaaaccagaaaccatggattgatggcagcattagcgcaaaactgaaagcggaaaccactgcttttaatcagggcgaGGTAGccggaaacatgaccaaatacaaacagtgtagctattccctaagcaaggcaatcaaacaagctaagcgtcagtatagagacaaagtagagtcgcaattcaacggctcagacacgagaggtatgtggcagggtctatagcCAATCACAGACTATAAaagtcgcggaccaggatgtcttgctcccagacagactaaacaacttctttgcttgctttgaggacactacagtgccactgacacagcccgctaccaaaacctgcgggctctccttcaatGCAGCCGGCGTgagcaaaacatttaaatgtgtcaacCCTCGCTCGCAAggatgcaggcccagacggcatccccagccgcgtcctcagagcatgcgcagaccagctggctggtgtatttacggacatattcaatcaatccttatcccagccTGCTGTtctcacatgcttcaagagggccaccgccatttcttaaagatatccataaaaagtgtcatttaaagtttgccacaagccacctgggagacaccaaacatgtggaagaaggtgctctggtcagatgaaaccaaaatgtatctttttggcaacaatgcaaaacgttatgtttggcgtaaaagcaacacagctcatcaccctgaacacaccatccccactgtcaaacatggtggtggcagcatcatggtttgggcctgcttttcttcagcagtgacagggaagatggttaaaattgatgggaagatggatggagccaaatacaggaccattctggaagaaaacctgatggagtctgcaaaagacctgagactgggacggagatttgtcttccaacaagacaatgatccaaaacataaagcaaaatctacaatggaatggttcaaaaataaacatatccaggtgttagaatggccaagtcaaagtccagacctgaatccaatcgagaatctgtggaaagaactgaaaactgctgttcacaaatgctctccatccaacctcactgagctcgagctgttttgcaaggaggaatgggaaaaaatgtcagtctctcgatgtgcaaaactgatagacataccccaagcgacttacagctgtaatcgcagcaaaaggtggcgctacaaagtattaacttaagggggctgaataattttgcacgcccaatttttcagtttttgatttgttaaaaaagtttgaaatatccaataaatgtcgttccacttaatgattgtgtcccacttgttgttgattcttcacaaaaaaatacagttttatatctttatgtttgaagcctgaaatgtggcaaaaggtcgcaaagttcaaggggccgaatactttcgcaaggcactgtattttttATGTAcacattcttattcattcctttacacttgtgtgtataaggtagttattgtgaaattgttagattacttgttggattttactgcattgttggaactagaagcacaagcatttcgctacactcactttagcatctgctagccatgtgtatgtgacaaataaaattggatttgatatgGAGCTCACCTTGGACTTGGTGCCAGTAAGGATGGTCTTCACGGAAGCTGTAAGACCCTCCCTCATTGACATAGAAATCCTCCGACTTTACTGCCTCGATGTCCTCCTATTCGTTATCTGTGCCCCACTTTACATATAACACACCATCCAATGACTGTGATCTGAGGACCCTTTTTAGCAGTGATAGAGTAATGCACTTGGCCCTAGCCACTGCTACATAATTGCTGGCCGTCAACTTCCCTCTCCTCATGGTTTGCCAGTTGCGGTTGGTGCGCTGCCCAACTGTTGTCTGGCGTATAGCCTCCTGCTGCTCCACCGACAGCGCCATGCCAGCCATGAGGCCTGCATGTCCCAGGTGCCCTTGTTTTTTAACATTGTCCGGTATAGACAGGGATGATATTGAGGGTAGCGGTTGTTCTGGCTCAGGTTCAAGGAGACATGTCATGTTGGTTCCTTAACCACTGAAGAGCCTCCTCTGTGGGCTCCCGGGACAGAGGGTTTTAGTCTTCGGCCAGGTACAGGTCCTCCACTGACTGCACCTGGTTGGGCACAGCTGACTTCCTCCACTCGCATTCCACATTCCACACCACAATAGAAACCAAAGCCCATATAAACTGATTTACAACATCATTTTTTACTCTGAGAGTTCTGCGTATTGACATTAGCTATGGTGCTACCCTTGGAAAAGTAATTCCAATTTCTCCTTGCTCTATTACTAATAGGGATAGACCAAATGGTGCAGTTCTATTCAATCTTATAGCCATACCAACTATATCAATATCAACCTTCAGACAGGGCCTGCAACTGCCTATTGAACAAAGCTTGTTTGAGTTGGAGACTCCATGTGAAATCGTAAAGATTACATCTTAAACTGGATTACATCAAGATCTGGGCAATGGAGAAGAATCTGGACATTGTGGAATTGAATGAAACTTGGATCTCTGGGGACATTCTAGACTCTGATATTAATATTGAGAGTAGAAGTGGTAGAGTGGCCATTCttataaaaaattttttttatctTTGCTGAAATCCATTTCACTTGCCCAAAAATGTTAGCTAAAAAATGGAAGCCTTTGTCTGGGGAAAAATGTATCCATAACTCTTATAGGTGTCTACCGTCCTCCCTTGGCTAACTTTTGTGTACTCAAGGAATTCACTAGTTTGTTGTCTTCTTTTACTAAATCAGAAGTTAATATCCCGGGTGACCTAAATTAGGATTGGGAAATACAGGCTTCAGACAATCTAAAAGACGTGTAATGATCTAAACCTAACCCAGCTGGTGACTAAGCCTACACGTCTCAACCCTAAAGATCTTTCAAAGTCAGCTCttattgatgttattttaacgaATACAGCAGAGAAATATGTGACCCATTTCAAGAAACTAGGCGTACGTCAcacatcactacttcacagaTGAGGCATTTTAATTCCTTTTTATTTCAATTATTTTGGGCAGAAATGTCTTCTGGCACATGTGAACTTTcctgtgccttaataacaaacttgtattccatctgtaaatacaaataaaatggttaaattacgagcctagttagTTTAGCCACGAACAAAGGCAAGAACCTTGCCCCTAGCCATGATTGGTTAAGATAATTGGATGGTTGGACATGCCTGGAGATgggtttggattggtctgccatgtagcatgctttgGTCTATAACAGCTTGCTCAGTGGGTGTTGATATTCCTTTATACGGCAGCAtttttgaaagatataacgtTAGTCATCGAGAACTACAAAAGTTTTGCAGGTGCTATCAACAGATCAGTTGGAAAAAGCTgtgatgggctactttctgcacacgccatggtcagtgtgaaccggagtgacttgacacaatgctggccaaacaagatgtagctacaaaaaAAAGTGAAATGGTTCCAGTCTGCCATGAAGCGTTCATCCGTGTACATGGGTAAGAGTCGAGCTGCAATTTCAGATATTCTAAGTCTCTAATTTTGTCAAAGTATTTTTAATTGCAAGTTTAAGCGTTTTGTTAGGTAGCTAGTGaacattagcttgctagctaacattacatgtaGGATCTGTATAGTAGTATTATCAGAAACCATTTGCATCGCTAGTTATagcataatgttagctagctaacattggacATAGTTGGTTatctttagctacctgcagattcatagtACAGCTATGACAATGCTTGTATTGGTAGAAGTATAAATTGGGATTATGCTGAATCATTGtttagctaactaactagctacagtagctacatgtctaaacaaaagactccacttttccagattacatgacccatcaagttagccaggtgtctacggccatctattgtatttcatgaacatgtgcaCGTCTAGAgaatagtgacccatccacttatCTATATGTGGCTAGGGGGTGGTTacagcatttctttcacatgacccatcaatttagacaagtgtgtctggtaagcgtcatctaataattaaataatatttataaaacatttttatctggacactttctgtttttgatattgctactatacatgtaaacatttcactgtactgttcacaccttctgtatcctgtgcatgtgacaaatacacttttatttgatatagtgtgtgttaccagagacggtaatgtaaagaacatgacctgcaccaaagtcagattaggatataggactagataaagtgtatttttacctgtACTTTTTCcctattgtaggctactacttttagCACTTTCAGTCTTGAAATCTTAGGTTGTTTACTACACTATTCTCTCCGTTTAGCaaatggcctcacatgtgaatccttaaagagattggtggggctaaggcttaacagggtgtgaacaatgctgaaatGGTGTAGACAaagagagctctccagtaggtgtaccaaagcATTCAATGGTCAtgtacaagtttatcaactttcaaagcagaattactttcccattgttcctcaactgcagtgtatgctATATAATTTCTATAGCATACAGTCTACTTTTATTCAATGTGAACATcaccatttcaaatgttgctacataagacattcagaagtattcatatcccttcacttttttcaaattttgttatgtaacagccttactctaaaattgattaaatagtttttgcgtgtagattgatttaaaaaaaatatatttttctattttagaataaggttttcctgaatgcactgtgtgtttCTACTGGTGTCTTTGCCCAAGACATTAGTGACCATTGCCCAAATATCTCAGCCTTGTATCATCACAAAGAGGAACTTCTACTTCAGTGAACCGGCTTTTGACACTATCTTTAATTTAGTAACCTTGATAGTATTTCAGCTATCCCTGAGCGTGATTTAGCTTCGAGCCTATTTGATTTTGTATTCAATACTTATTGTGGATAATCATGCCCCATTAAAAGCATTAAGGGTTAAAGGAAGATTGAATGCCTTGTACACTCCAGAATTATCCGCAGTTATTTCATAAAAGAAACGACGCTTGGGTCAAGGCCAGGATCACATGTTTAAGCCCAGACTGGCAAGCTTTTAAGCAACTGAGGAATCATTGTTTAAGACAAATCAGATTGGCTAAATCTGATTATTATCTAAACGCTCTTTCAGATTGTGATGGGAACCCGGAGAAattctagctacagtagctacatgTCAAATCCCTGAAGGGAAATCAAAACTGTCAAATCCCTGAAGGGTTCTATTTCCTCCTGTCTGCCATAACACATTCATTCAGACACTGGACTCATTACGGAAAAAAAGTTCCATCATTGATGCatttaatgcatttatttcaGCGGCCTATCTCTTTGAAAGAACTTCTCAGCCTATTCACAATGATATTGGGCTGGATGCTGATAGGGGAAACTTGCTGAGGGAtgatagtcaaagcttttcttagAGGTTATTTACAGAAAAATAAGTCCTTGATGCTTTCCTAGCAATAGACAATAAGAAATCCACAGGATCTGACCAATTGGATCCTGGTCTGCTTAAGTGTGCCATGCCCATCAATGTTGGCTCAATAACCCACATTTTTTATTAAACATTGTTATCGGGAAATATTCCAAAAGTATGGAAATCAACTCTTGCGCTTCCACTCCTTGAGGGCAGGGATGGTAGTGATCTTCATCATTATCACCCCATTTCAAGGCTTCCTTGTCTAGCTAAGATTATTGAATCCTTGGTAAATGTACAACTTTGCTTTTTTTAGCGGAGAAATTGACTTAGAATGTAAACCAATCAGGTGTTAGGCGTGGGCATAGTACTATTACAGCAACCACTTTAGTTGTTAATGATCTTCTCATGGCGTTAGACACTACAATGAAATGTGCTGCTTTGTTTGTGGACCTGCAAAAAGCTTCTGATACTTTTGATCATGCTATTTTACTGAATATCCTCGATAGGCCGGAGCTCTGACACCTGTTCATGGTTTCCTGATCTTCTTagtgacagaactcaggccatcGTGATTGATCGGGTTAAGTCTGGATTTCTTGAAGTACATAGAAGTGCACCACGGGTCGATTTTTGAATTTTAAACCTAATCTACAGTACCAGTTGTAAGAATATTTTAAGATAATACACAACGCGGAGGACTAGAGGTCAATAGGGAATTAACGACCAATGGAAATAGTTGTTTTTATGTTCAACGTCTGGTTCGAATCTGTGTAGGGATTTCAGTCCTGGACTCATAGCTACAGGTGGCAAAATCTCATTGGACTGAATCATCTATACGTTGAGCCTGAAACAGGATGCTTGctatttggccattggcccaaTTTTACTGCAAGGAATgctaattggtcaaccacaggctagaGTTGGGGGTTATAAATTACATCCTGTCACTTTGTTCCGTGGAGAAAACTGAGGACAGGGAATACTGAATATCTACTTCTCAGCATAACATCAATGATTTGTTATTTTAgaataaacctatttttctccccctgatttgctttggggtctgtgttattgaagaataacatcaactgctaacacagttaaaagtttggacacacctactcattcaagggttttctttatttgtatttttttctacaacaaaaccatgaaatagcacattgaatcatgtagtaaccaaaaaaagtgttaaacatatttgagattcgtcaaagtagccaccctttgccttgatgacagctttgcacacacttgacattatctcaaccagcaACATGcggtagtcaactggaatgcatttaattTAACAGGTGTGTGTTGTTAAAAACTTCTGTCTTATCTAACTTTGCTGTTGAAGTATAGACACCTGAGTTGCCTAACCCACTTAAGTGGCACCTTGGGAACGGCGACCCTcgcctcggactggggacccttgccGCGGGTCccaaatggacgggagattccggcagcaccggacggacgggagattccggcagcgccggataggtgggagactccggcagcgctggagtgaagtgagactccggcagcgccggagtgaagggagaTTCCgacagcgccggagtgaagggtgattccggcagctccggagtgaagggcgattccggcagctccggagtgaagggcgattccggcagctccggagtgaagggcgattccggcagcaccggagtgaagggcgattccggcagcaccggagtgaagggcgattccggcagcaccggagtgaagggcggttccggcagctcctgactgacgggcggctctggctgccccggacaggtgggagaacctGGAGGAATGGAGGCACAGGATAGACCGTGCCGTGGAGGCGtggtggaggcgcactggaggtctcgaactaagggcctgcacaacccgtcctggctggatggtgatTTTAGCCCGGCACGTGCAGGAcgcaggcacaggacgcactgggctgtgcagacacaTGGGAGACCCAGTGAGGGGGACCCAGTGCGCAGAGCCGACGCAGGATATCTGGAGAGCagggctcaggacagacgggcggctccctcagctcctgactgacttgcgtctctggcagctcctgactgacttgcagctctggacaggagggagaatctggcagcgctggacaggagggagactctggcagcgctggacaggagggagactctggcagcgctggacaggagggagactctggcagcgctggacaggcgggagcacctggaaGCGCTGGACATGAAGGAGCACccggagggaggagacggagagacagccttgTGCATGGGGCTTCcaccggaggcctggtgcgtggaggag
Encoded here:
- the LOC115134792 gene encoding paraneoplastic antigen Ma6E-like translates to MCLHSPVRPVPASCTCRAKITIQPGRVVQALSSRPPVRLHHASTARSILCLHSSRFSHLSGAARAARQSGAAGTALHSGAAGIALHSGAAGIALHSGAAGIALHSGAAGIALHSGAAGIALHSGAAGITLHSGAVGISLHSGAAGVSLHSSAAGVSHLSGAAGISRPSGAAGISRPFGTRGKGPQSEARVAVPKVPLKWVRQLRCLYFNSKVR